The following proteins are co-located in the Leptodactylus fuscus isolate aLepFus1 chromosome 8, aLepFus1.hap2, whole genome shotgun sequence genome:
- the LOC142216827 gene encoding taste receptor type 2 member 40-like: MDSSSQKVLLVVLFLEAISGMFSSFSVIACLLLKTFRRHNMATYIKILIPLNVSNLCFTSILSINFSLDFFCPELIMNDGFYYTTTYVTLYSITSSLWLSGVLCVFYFMKIMPSQPGVLTTLKSQIGGVVWWLVISAELVSLGGSFISVHFPNPHQNQRNSTSSASELMEEANAETKLFTNIILILNFLPFLVIMMTTIGSAWFLKLYNCQIQKNLARSGTSRVRDYRAAIQSMIGLLALYGSILVSVIIFALNTFPYHSWSYWTCVIFLFSFPTVFSALLICGNPKLKESFKQMFLHHPSGLILGDG, encoded by the coding sequence ATGGATTCTTCTTCTCAGAAGGTCTTACTGGTCGTTTTATTTCTGGAGGCCATTAGTGGGATGTTCTCCAGCTTCTCAGTCATCGCTTGCCTTCTTCTCAAGACATTTAGAAGACATAACATGGCAACCTACATCAAGATCCTGATCCCTCTGAACGTGTCCAACCTATGCTTTACCTCCATCTTGTCCATAAACTTTAGTCTTGATTTCTTTTGTCCAGAGCTGATTATGAATGATGGTTTTTACTACACCACCACATATGTCACCTTGTACAGCATCACATCCAGCTTGTGGCTCTCCGGGGTGCTTTGTGTCTTCTACTTTATGAAGATCATGCCTTCCCAGCCCGGAGTCCTCACAACATTGAAgagtcagattggtggggtcgtCTGGTGGTTGGTGATATCGGCAGAACTTGTGTCACTCGGGGGCAGTTTCATTTCAGTACATTTTCCCAATCCTCATCAAAACCAGAGAAATTCAACATCATCTGCGTCTGAACTAATGGAAGAGGCCAATGCCGAGACTAAGTTGTTCACAAACATTATCCTAATCCTCAACTTTCTGCCATTCCTGGTTATCATGATGACCACCATTGGCAGCGCTTGGTTCCTCAAACTGTACAACTGTCAGATTCAGAAGAACTTGGCCAGGTCAGGAACCAGCCGTGTGAGAGACTATCGAGCGGCCATTCAGTCCATGATTGGGCTACTGGCTTTGTATGGCTCGATCTTGGTCAGTGTCATCATTTTTGCTTTAAATACCTTTCCCTATCATTCCTGGTCTTACTGGACGTGCGTCATATTCCTCTTCTCATTTCCCACTGTCTTTTCTGCTCTTCTCATCTGTGGGAATCCTAAACTGAAGGAATCCTTTAAGCAGATGTTTCTTCATCACCCCTCAGGACTCATCTTAGGGGACGGTTAA